One genomic region from Dermacentor variabilis isolate Ectoservices chromosome 6, ASM5094787v1, whole genome shotgun sequence encodes:
- the LOC142584303 gene encoding serpin I2-like, with protein sequence MVDVNRAVRVLGCNLLKGLFSRCGSGENLLVSPYAAMVTLSLLTAGAQEDTEQELAEALQLSPFGEVHATLMLETRAVYGYAWLEELSLQAVDVPFSCEAFSATVLLPTGSKSLEDLCDSLTAEVLERVFAAVRSGRRAVRLELPAINAETASDLKPVLLEMGVQQAFEDEAAFQRITSSSPARVSWVMHRARLDIQVSDSQSAISIVPGQFQAGGGSPLAMARAAASEIQFLVNKPFVLCVRKMDILLLLACIQSVR encoded by the exons ATGGTCGACGTGAACCGAGCCGTGCGAGTCCTCGGCTGCAACTTGCTGAAGGGTCTGTTCTCccgctgcggcagtggcgagaaCCTGCTGGTGTCGCCGTATGCCGCCATGGTGACACTGTCGCTGCTTACCGCAGGGGCGCAGGAAGACACCGAGCAGGAGCTCGCCGAAGCTCTACAG CTGAGCCCGTTCGGCGAGGTACACGCGACACTGATGCTGGAAACGCGTGCCGTGTACGGCTACGCTTGGCTGGAGGAACTGTCGCTGCAGGCCGTGGACGTGCCCTTCTCGTGCGAGGCCTTCTCGGCCACCGTGCTACTGCCCACCGGCTCGAAAAGCCTCGAGGATCTCTGTGACAGCCTCACCGCCGAG GTACTCGAGCGCGTGTTCGCGGCCGTGCGCAGCGGTCGGCGCGCGGTGCGTCTCGAGCTGCCGGCGATCAACGCCGAGACGGCCTCGGACTTGAAGCCCGTGCTGCTCGAGATGGGCGTGCAACAGGCGTTCGAGGACGAGGCCGCCTTCCAGCGCATAACctcctcctcgccggcgcgcgtCTCGTGGGTCATGCACAGGGCACGGCTCGACATCCAG GTCAGCGACTCTCAGTCGGCGATCTCCATCGTGCCCGGCCAGTTCCAGGCAGGTGGCGGTAGCCCACTCGCGATGGCCCGTGCTGCGGCCTCGGAAATTCAGTTCCTGGTGAACAAGCCGTTTGTGCTGTGCGTGCGCAAGATGGACATTCTCCTGCTCCTCGCCTGCATCCAGAGCGTCCGGTGA